The following are from one region of the Cyanobium gracile PCC 6307 genome:
- a CDS encoding helix-turn-helix domain-containing protein, with protein MPTPAKPLLQRLRERLPGQRPSRPVVEERPQDPLLLAGQQLREARESRGLGLRQLALDTRISTAVLEALERGWRDRLPEAAYLRTMLPLLEQHLELPGGSLDGVLPPEQDRHHGRRRDTVLLRFTPGSIDVFTTWQGTVLYAVLCGGLIYGLNLQQRQLAAQGLHVLRPIPPLSAEQSDRADLEDADRAILGAYPDLRPLGKAAAGQGLQRLRRETSQNRPDLALGLLRLELARPTRVSLRSERGVETQLPAVQGSLSLPVLPPFSLRLEPPPPAGSVRWNGQPLAPAAAADPGAVAATPQGQAQFLYPPPAAAAPPRPRP; from the coding sequence TTGCCCACCCCGGCCAAGCCCCTGCTCCAGCGCCTGCGCGAGCGACTGCCGGGCCAGCGCCCGTCGCGTCCGGTCGTCGAGGAGCGGCCTCAGGATCCCCTGCTGCTCGCCGGCCAGCAGCTGCGGGAGGCCCGCGAGAGCCGCGGCCTCGGCCTGCGCCAGCTCGCCCTCGACACCCGCATCAGCACCGCCGTGCTGGAGGCCCTAGAGCGGGGCTGGCGGGACCGGCTGCCGGAGGCGGCCTATCTGCGCACGATGCTGCCCCTGCTGGAGCAGCACCTGGAGTTGCCCGGCGGCAGCCTGGACGGTGTGCTGCCGCCGGAGCAGGACCGCCACCACGGCCGGCGGCGGGACACGGTGCTGCTGCGCTTCACCCCGGGCTCGATCGATGTGTTCACCACCTGGCAGGGCACCGTGCTCTATGCGGTGCTGTGTGGCGGTCTGATCTACGGGCTCAACCTGCAGCAGCGCCAGCTGGCCGCCCAGGGGCTGCATGTGCTGCGGCCGATCCCGCCCCTGAGTGCCGAGCAGAGCGACCGGGCGGATCTGGAGGATGCGGATCGGGCCATCCTGGGGGCCTATCCCGACCTGCGCCCCCTGGGCAAGGCCGCCGCCGGTCAGGGGCTGCAGCGGTTACGCCGCGAGACCAGCCAGAACCGGCCCGATCTCGCCCTCGGCCTGCTGCGCCTCGAGCTGGCCCGGCCCACCCGGGTGTCGCTGCGCAGCGAGCGGGGCGTTGAAACCCAGCTGCCGGCGGTGCAGGGCAGCCTCAGCCTGCCGGTGCTGCCCCCCTTCAGCCTGCGCCTCGAGCCGCCCCCACCGGCCGGGTCCGTGCGCTGGAACGGCCAGCCGCTGGCGCCCGCGGCGGCCGCCGATCCCGGCGCTGTGGCGGCCACGCCCCAGGGCCAGGCCCAGTTCCTCTACCCGCCCCCGGCTGCGGCCGCCCCCCCGCGCCCCCGGCCGTAG
- a CDS encoding pseudouridine synthase: MGAERLQKLVAAAGLCSRRQAEIWLRDGRVRVNGEPAQLGDRADPACDRISVDGRPLELPSTTLTLLLNKPPGVLSTCHDPHGRPTVLELLPPELRPGLHPVGRLDADSHGALLLSNDGALTLRLTHPRYGHRKTYRVWVEGLPRTATLERWRAGVPLDGLPSLPVELRRLRHHRGATLLELVLREGRNRQIRRTAEILGHPVIDLSRVAIGPVQLGDLAEGAWRRVEPGEWGPLAVAP, from the coding sequence ATGGGCGCCGAACGGCTTCAGAAACTCGTGGCGGCCGCTGGGCTCTGCTCCCGCCGTCAGGCGGAGATCTGGCTGCGCGACGGCCGGGTGCGGGTCAACGGCGAGCCGGCCCAGCTCGGGGATCGGGCCGACCCCGCCTGCGACCGGATCAGCGTCGATGGCCGGCCCCTGGAGCTGCCCAGCACCACCCTGACGCTGCTGCTCAACAAGCCGCCCGGGGTGCTCAGCACCTGCCATGACCCCCACGGCCGCCCGACCGTGCTGGAGCTGCTGCCGCCAGAACTGCGCCCCGGCCTGCATCCGGTGGGCCGGCTCGACGCCGACAGCCACGGCGCGCTGCTGCTCAGCAACGACGGCGCCCTCACCCTGCGCCTCACCCATCCCCGCTACGGCCATCGCAAGACCTACCGGGTCTGGGTGGAGGGGCTGCCCCGCACGGCCACCCTGGAGCGCTGGCGGGCCGGCGTGCCCCTCGACGGCCTGCCCAGCCTGCCGGTGGAGCTGCGGCGGCTGCGTCACCACCGCGGCGCCACCCTGCTGGAGCTGGTGCTGCGGGAGGGTCGCAACCGCCAGATCCGGCGCACCGCCGAGATCCTCGGCCACCCGGTGATCGACCTCAGCCGGGTCGCCATCGGCCCTGTGCAGCTGGGGGATCTGGCGGAAGGGGCCTGGCGCAGGGTCGAACCGGGAGAATGGGGCCCCCTGGCCGTCGCTCCCTGA
- the malQ gene encoding 4-alpha-glucanotransferase, with protein MSGDPRACGVLLHPTALPGTPACGSFGAAARDWIDLLAAEGVGVWQLLPLSPTDGTGSPYSSPSGSALNPWLIDADDLVADGLIPPADRDALPTGPEDHLDPAAAAARAAAIATALARGWAGQPPERRAAFDRWEERQRFWLVDHCRFMVIRRLQDGRPWWEWPEPLARRQPAALRALVDARSQTLQEEALLQWQLQVQWGRLQERAHRQGVRLVGDLPFYVAHDSADVWSHRRLFSLRAGGGLVEQSGVPPDYFSATGQLWGTPVYRWWVHRLTGFRWWLQRLGRQLELMDLLRLDHFRALEAYWSVPGSDATAEHGSWRPSPGAALLGRLRSRCRRQGRLLPGDRLPLIAEDLGVITPAVEALRDRFALPGMKILQFAFDGNDDNPYLPANYTGSRWVVYTGTHDNATSLGWWRDLDDGARGRVAAVVGAEVRAPSWQLLEVALASPADLAVVPLQDLLELGDEARFNTPGTIDGNWSWRLSQPVSALAGPLQGFGAMAARYGRGRGGAAAAGGG; from the coding sequence GTGAGCGGCGACCCCCGCGCCTGCGGCGTGCTGCTCCACCCCACCGCCCTGCCGGGCACTCCGGCCTGTGGCAGCTTCGGGGCCGCCGCCCGCGACTGGATCGACCTGCTGGCCGCCGAGGGGGTGGGGGTGTGGCAGCTGCTGCCCCTGTCCCCCACCGACGGCACCGGCTCCCCCTACAGCTCCCCCAGCGGCTCGGCCCTCAACCCCTGGCTGATCGATGCCGACGACCTGGTGGCCGACGGCCTGATCCCCCCCGCCGACCGTGACGCCCTGCCCACCGGACCCGAGGATCACCTCGATCCGGCAGCCGCCGCTGCGCGGGCGGCCGCCATCGCCACGGCCCTGGCCCGGGGCTGGGCCGGGCAGCCGCCGGAGCGGCGGGCGGCCTTCGATCGCTGGGAGGAGCGCCAGCGTTTCTGGCTGGTCGACCACTGCCGCTTCATGGTGATCCGCCGCCTCCAGGACGGCCGGCCCTGGTGGGAGTGGCCCGAACCCCTGGCCCGGCGCCAGCCCGCCGCCCTGCGGGCCCTGGTCGACGCCCGGAGCCAGACCCTGCAGGAGGAGGCCCTGCTGCAGTGGCAGCTCCAGGTCCAGTGGGGCCGGCTGCAGGAGCGGGCCCATCGCCAGGGGGTGCGCCTGGTGGGGGACCTGCCCTTCTACGTGGCCCACGACAGCGCCGACGTCTGGAGCCACCGGCGCCTGTTCTCCCTGCGGGCCGGCGGCGGGCTGGTGGAGCAGAGCGGCGTGCCGCCGGACTACTTCTCCGCCACCGGCCAGCTCTGGGGCACCCCGGTCTACCGCTGGTGGGTGCACCGCCTCACCGGCTTCCGCTGGTGGCTGCAGCGGCTGGGGCGGCAGCTGGAGCTGATGGACCTGCTGCGGCTCGACCACTTCCGGGCCCTGGAGGCCTACTGGAGCGTGCCCGGCTCCGATGCCACCGCCGAGCACGGCTCCTGGCGTCCCTCCCCCGGCGCCGCCCTGCTGGGCCGCCTGCGCTCGCGCTGCCGCCGCCAGGGTCGACTGCTCCCCGGCGACCGGCTGCCGCTGATCGCCGAAGATCTCGGCGTCATCACCCCGGCGGTGGAGGCCCTGCGGGACCGCTTCGCCCTGCCGGGCATGAAGATCCTGCAGTTCGCCTTCGACGGCAACGACGACAACCCCTACCTGCCGGCGAACTACACCGGCAGCCGCTGGGTGGTGTACACCGGCACCCACGACAACGCCACCAGCCTCGGCTGGTGGCGGGACCTCGACGACGGGGCCCGGGGACGGGTCGCGGCGGTGGTGGGGGCTGAGGTGCGGGCGCCGAGCTGGCAGCTGCTGGAGGTGGCGCTGGCCTCGCCGGCCGATCTGGCGGTGGTGCCCCTGCAGGACCTGCTGGAGCTGGGCGACGAGGCCCGCTTCAACACCCCCGGTACCATCGACGGCAACTGGAGCTGGCGGCTCTCGCAGCCGGTGTCCGCCCTGGCGGGCCCCCTGCAGGGCTTCGGCGCCATGGCGGCCCGCTACGGCCGGGGGCGCGGGGGGGCGGCCGCAGCCGGGGGCGGGTAG
- a CDS encoding LCP family protein, with translation MPARRKPRRPDAPPAPGSGTPTAQTAAPKRRLATGRLLKSLAITAAGAVVGMGVLGLLWPMPDRALAPTPEVGPASLAAPPARAITLLVIGSDAETIGAPINKAAPAGPANADALLLVRVNPQGPLQVLNLPTELAVNLPGQKGPKRLGEAFRLGGVALTADAVRELVGLEPPAPDRYLVLPRGALRDLVNGLGGLELSPPRRMSYSDKTQKLTIDLQAGLQQLGGAKVEQLVRFRDPWLGDTGRRSNQQLVATSLRERMLQPERLAKLPFLVSQLQPKVETNLTPGETLSLLAAGLDGSRPVQFASLPLKPAEEKHKGLRQLEAGATPPLWKEPA, from the coding sequence ATGCCCGCCCGCCGGAAGCCCCGACGCCCCGACGCCCCCCCGGCCCCTGGAAGCGGGACCCCCACGGCCCAGACAGCGGCTCCCAAGCGGCGCCTGGCCACCGGACGGCTGCTGAAGAGCCTCGCCATCACCGCCGCCGGCGCCGTGGTGGGGATGGGCGTCCTGGGGCTGCTCTGGCCGATGCCCGACCGGGCCCTGGCCCCCACCCCCGAGGTGGGCCCGGCCAGCCTGGCCGCCCCGCCGGCGCGGGCCATCACCCTGCTGGTGATCGGCAGCGATGCCGAGACGATCGGCGCGCCGATCAACAAAGCCGCCCCCGCGGGCCCGGCCAACGCCGATGCCCTGCTGCTGGTGCGCGTCAATCCCCAGGGCCCCCTGCAGGTGCTCAACCTGCCCACCGAGCTGGCGGTGAACCTCCCCGGGCAGAAGGGCCCCAAGCGCCTGGGGGAGGCCTTCCGCCTCGGGGGCGTGGCGCTCACCGCCGATGCGGTGCGGGAGCTGGTGGGGCTGGAGCCCCCTGCCCCCGACCGCTACCTGGTGCTCCCCCGGGGGGCGCTGCGGGATCTGGTCAATGGCCTGGGGGGCCTGGAACTGAGCCCACCGCGGCGGATGAGCTATTCGGATAAAACCCAGAAACTGACCATCGACCTGCAGGCCGGGCTGCAGCAGCTGGGGGGCGCCAAGGTGGAGCAGCTGGTGCGCTTCCGCGACCCCTGGCTGGGCGACACCGGCCGGCGCAGCAACCAGCAGCTGGTGGCCACCAGCCTCAGGGAGCGGATGCTGCAACCGGAGCGGCTGGCCAAGCTGCCGTTCCTGGTGAGCCAGCTGCAGCCGAAGGTGGAGACCAACCTCACGCCGGGCGAGACCCTCAGCCTGCTGGCGGCCGGGCTGGATGGCAGCAGGCCGGTGCAGTTCGCCAGCCTGCCGCTGAAGCCCGCCGAGGAGAAGCACAAGGGGCTGCGCCAGCTGGAGGCCGGTGCGACACCACCGCTGTGGAAGGAGCCGGCATGA
- a CDS encoding AAA family ATPase has product MAPLRCHLLIGQPASGKTTLARALAPLLTGPGEPPALVLSTDAIRAEVFGDAAVQGPWVDIQQRLHQRLVEAVAAGIPVIVDATHARRAWRLTILQALALPAPVEWIGWWLFTDLPTSLEWNARRSRPVPVPVIQEMAAALADPHFGPMRAEGFAALCSVVPSHHSDLGPVLAAELAGLDRRIRSATNRERQVQRHGYSRLLDLERLLHLIRLLSTWPDLAASDPAAAEELAAILSPLPEGDLADRAAAFLGRLHGSCFADAAAIRQDLAWLEANGFCSALPATTPIQLAPLARSRPGAVHGGLPPMGDGPVFLRVMTLLRHLLQVPFDRPTERGGNLHQHLIAATASIPGAYLPGETATLRKDLEKILTPYGFRNRNDNVRHGYCLGTAVLSPPRLRELHNVVRQTAGRLADPSAQDLLSELDERLGWSGISATEQAPVRSYARHTVVDMALVRRDSLAAPRRAEAIETAIVEHRRVLLKRFAEMGSFADGPSGELRVWPLQLIFHNVGWYLLFEEDHLGHDQGLIRCERLDRLAMGQAHGDLRRGADSHAAALKRLERLLHHSGGIYFGTDLEQQRQITGASLQRRGQALVTLRFRCAPWAFAFIREGLQRYPIEHTRFSRPLPEDSWWHHPRAPHVLEPGPAGSRHPYPVELDLPSWTVAADIDLRSWLFAFGGGIRIESPDSLRLELLQRCRETIEANGSEESQPEGFSFRRRARPD; this is encoded by the coding sequence ATGGCTCCCCTGCGCTGCCACCTGCTGATCGGCCAGCCCGCCAGCGGCAAGACCACCCTCGCCCGGGCCCTGGCGCCCCTGCTCACCGGCCCCGGAGAACCGCCGGCGCTGGTGCTCAGCACCGATGCGATCCGGGCGGAGGTCTTCGGCGATGCGGCGGTACAGGGCCCCTGGGTGGACATCCAGCAGCGGCTGCATCAGCGCCTGGTGGAGGCGGTGGCGGCCGGCATCCCGGTGATCGTGGATGCCACCCACGCCCGCCGGGCCTGGCGCCTGACGATCCTCCAGGCCCTTGCCCTGCCGGCGCCCGTGGAGTGGATCGGCTGGTGGCTGTTCACCGACCTGCCCACCTCCCTGGAGTGGAACGCCCGGCGCAGCCGGCCGGTGCCGGTGCCGGTGATCCAGGAGATGGCGGCTGCCCTGGCCGATCCCCACTTCGGGCCGATGCGTGCCGAGGGCTTCGCCGCCCTGTGCAGCGTCGTGCCCAGCCACCACAGCGATCTGGGGCCGGTGCTGGCGGCCGAACTGGCCGGCCTCGACCGCCGCATCCGCTCGGCCACCAACCGGGAGCGCCAGGTGCAGCGCCACGGCTATTCGCGCCTGCTCGATCTGGAGCGGCTGCTGCACCTGATCCGGCTGCTGAGCACCTGGCCCGACCTGGCGGCCAGCGATCCCGCCGCCGCCGAGGAGCTGGCGGCGATCCTCTCCCCCCTGCCGGAGGGCGATCTGGCCGATCGGGCCGCCGCCTTCCTGGGCCGCCTGCACGGCAGCTGCTTCGCCGATGCGGCCGCAATCCGGCAGGACCTGGCCTGGCTGGAGGCCAACGGCTTCTGCAGCGCCCTGCCGGCCACCACGCCGATCCAGCTGGCGCCCCTGGCCCGCAGCCGGCCAGGGGCCGTCCATGGCGGGCTGCCGCCGATGGGCGATGGGCCGGTGTTCCTGCGGGTGATGACCCTGCTGCGCCACCTGCTCCAGGTGCCCTTCGACCGGCCGACCGAGCGCGGCGGCAACCTGCACCAGCACCTGATCGCCGCCACCGCGTCGATCCCGGGGGCCTACCTGCCGGGGGAAACGGCCACCCTGCGCAAGGACCTCGAGAAGATCCTCACCCCCTACGGCTTCCGCAACCGCAACGACAACGTGCGCCACGGCTACTGCCTGGGCACCGCCGTGCTCTCGCCGCCGCGGCTGCGGGAGCTCCACAACGTGGTGCGCCAGACCGCCGGACGCCTGGCCGACCCCTCGGCCCAGGACCTGCTCAGCGAACTGGACGAGCGGCTGGGCTGGTCCGGCATCAGCGCCACCGAGCAGGCGCCGGTGCGCAGCTACGCCCGGCACACCGTGGTGGACATGGCCCTGGTCCGGCGCGATTCGCTGGCCGCGCCGCGCCGCGCCGAGGCGATCGAGACGGCGATCGTGGAGCACCGTCGCGTGCTGCTGAAGCGTTTTGCGGAGATGGGCAGCTTTGCCGACGGCCCCAGCGGTGAGCTGCGGGTCTGGCCGCTGCAGCTGATCTTCCACAACGTGGGCTGGTATCTCCTGTTCGAGGAGGACCACCTCGGCCACGACCAGGGGCTGATCCGCTGCGAGCGGCTGGATCGCCTCGCCATGGGCCAGGCCCACGGCGACCTGCGCCGCGGTGCCGACAGCCACGCGGCGGCCCTCAAGCGGCTGGAGCGGCTGCTGCACCACAGCGGCGGCATCTACTTCGGCACCGACCTGGAGCAGCAGCGGCAGATCACCGGCGCCTCCCTCCAGCGCCGCGGCCAGGCGCTGGTGACCCTGCGTTTCCGCTGCGCCCCCTGGGCCTTCGCCTTCATCCGCGAGGGCCTGCAGCGCTACCCGATTGAGCACACCCGCTTCTCCCGGCCGCTCCCGGAGGACTCCTGGTGGCACCACCCCAGGGCCCCCCATGTGCTGGAGCCCGGCCCGGCCGGCAGCCGCCACCCCTACCCGGTGGAACTCGACCTGCCCTCCTGGACCGTGGCTGCCGACATCGACCTGCGCAGCTGGCTGTTCGCCTTCGGTGGCGGCATCCGCATCGAGAGCCCCGATTCCCTCCGCCTCGAGCTGCTGCAGCGCTGCCGGGAGACGATCGAGGCCAACGGCAGCGAGGAATCCCAGCCGGAAGGGTTCAGCTTCCGGCGGCGGGCCCGGCCCGACTGA
- a CDS encoding Coenzyme F420 hydrogenase/dehydrogenase, beta subunit C-terminal domain — protein MAPHDRARPLAKGSPKPAKDLCSDCGLCDSRWVAYVRRACAFLEQRFEAMEEQAHGRSRRLDDEDELYFGVHQRMVTARLRQPIEGAQWTGIVSRIGVRALESGLVDAVLCVQQSPDDRFTPVPVLARTPQEVLAARVNKPTLSPNLEVLEQLPGSGIERLLAIGVGCQIQALRAVQATLPLQKLYVLGLPCVDNVSRQGLQTFLESASRSPDTVVHYEFMQDFRIHFRHSDGQEETVPFFGLDTPALKDVFAPSCLSCFDYTNAGADLVVGYMGATFGRQWVTVRNPLGQELLDLVEPELDLAPVTSSGDRRQAVQQGIDAYEKALKLPMWLAELVGVFVQRFGPKGLEYGRFSIDSHFTRNALWLQRHHPEKVDAHIPAFARRIVARYRLPTP, from the coding sequence CTGGCGCCGCACGATCGAGCCCGACCCCTGGCCAAGGGCAGCCCCAAACCGGCCAAGGATCTCTGCAGCGACTGCGGTCTCTGCGACAGCCGCTGGGTGGCCTACGTGCGCCGGGCCTGCGCCTTCCTGGAGCAGCGCTTCGAGGCGATGGAGGAGCAGGCCCACGGCCGCAGCCGCCGCCTCGACGACGAGGACGAGCTCTACTTCGGTGTCCACCAGCGCATGGTCACCGCCCGCCTGCGCCAGCCGATTGAGGGGGCCCAGTGGACCGGCATCGTCAGCCGCATCGGCGTGCGGGCCCTGGAGAGCGGCTTGGTGGATGCGGTGCTGTGCGTGCAGCAGAGCCCGGACGACCGCTTCACACCGGTGCCGGTGCTGGCCCGCACCCCCCAGGAGGTGCTGGCGGCGCGGGTGAACAAGCCCACCCTCTCCCCCAACCTCGAGGTGCTCGAGCAGCTGCCGGGCAGCGGCATCGAGCGGCTGCTGGCCATCGGGGTGGGCTGCCAGATCCAGGCTCTGCGGGCCGTCCAGGCCACCCTGCCCCTGCAGAAGCTCTACGTGCTCGGCCTGCCCTGCGTCGACAACGTCAGCCGCCAGGGCTTGCAGACCTTCCTGGAGAGCGCCAGCCGCTCCCCCGACACGGTCGTGCACTACGAGTTCATGCAGGACTTCCGCATCCACTTCCGCCACAGCGACGGCCAGGAGGAGACGGTGCCCTTCTTCGGCCTCGACACGCCCGCCCTCAAGGACGTGTTCGCCCCCAGCTGCCTGAGCTGCTTCGACTACACCAACGCCGGCGCCGATCTGGTGGTGGGCTACATGGGCGCCACCTTCGGCCGCCAGTGGGTCACCGTCCGCAACCCCCTCGGCCAGGAACTGCTGGATCTGGTGGAGCCGGAACTCGATCTTGCGCCGGTGACCAGCTCCGGCGACCGTCGCCAGGCGGTGCAGCAGGGCATCGACGCCTACGAGAAGGCCCTCAAGCTCCCCATGTGGCTGGCGGAGCTGGTGGGGGTGTTCGTGCAGCGCTTCGGGCCCAAGGGGCTCGAGTACGGCCGCTTCTCGATCGATTCCCACTTCACCCGCAACGCCCTCTGGCTGCAGCGCCACCACCCGGAGAAGGTTGACGCCCACATCCCGGCCTTCGCCCGCCGGATCGTGGCCCGCTATCGCCTTCCGACACCGTGA
- a CDS encoding RNA recognition motif domain-containing protein, with protein sequence MTIYVGNLSFDAEVDDLNHLFAQYGALRNCSLPLDRETGRKRGFAFVEMANEADETKAIDDLQDVEWMGRMIRVNKAQPRTGGGGGGGAGGGRARY encoded by the coding sequence ATGACGATTTACGTTGGAAATCTCTCCTTCGATGCGGAGGTGGATGACCTCAACCATCTGTTTGCGCAATATGGAGCGCTGCGTAACTGCAGCCTGCCCCTCGACCGGGAAACCGGCCGCAAGCGCGGCTTCGCCTTCGTGGAAATGGCCAACGAGGCCGACGAAACCAAGGCCATCGACGACCTTCAGGACGTCGAGTGGATGGGGCGGATGATCCGGGTCAACAAGGCCCAGCCCCGCACCGGTGGTGGTGGCGGCGGTGGCGCCGGTGGCGGCCGCGCCCGCTACTGA
- a CDS encoding RpoD/SigA family RNA polymerase sigma factor — MPSITVTAASTVTAASASLLVPTGDSLRSYLRDIGRVPLLSHEQEITLGRQVQELMVLEELREELTLRSGGEEPSPELLAAEAGLTPALLRKRLHAGRRAKERMVAANLRLVVSVAKKYTKRNMELLDLIQEGTIGLVRGVEKFDPTRGYKFSTYAYWWIRQGITRAIAEKSRTIRLPIHITETLNKLKKGQRELSQELGRTPTLSELALAVELPEEEVKDLLCRARQPVSLETKVGDGEDTELLDLLAGDDLLPADLVDGECLKGDLRALLEQLPELQGRVLKMRYGIDGEEPMSLTGIARTLGMSRDKTRNLERRALEGIRHHSRSLEAYLVA; from the coding sequence ATGCCTTCGATCACCGTCACGGCTGCTTCCACGGTTACGGCTGCTTCCGCGTCCCTGCTGGTCCCCACCGGCGATTCGCTGCGTTCCTACCTGCGGGACATCGGCCGTGTGCCCCTGCTCAGCCATGAGCAGGAGATCACCCTGGGCCGCCAGGTGCAGGAGCTGATGGTCCTCGAGGAGCTGCGCGAGGAGCTCACCCTGCGCTCCGGTGGTGAGGAGCCCAGCCCCGAGCTGCTGGCCGCCGAGGCGGGTCTCACCCCGGCCCTGCTGCGCAAGCGCCTGCACGCCGGCCGCCGCGCCAAGGAGCGCATGGTGGCCGCCAACCTGCGCCTGGTGGTGAGCGTCGCCAAGAAGTACACCAAGCGGAACATGGAGCTCCTGGACCTGATCCAGGAGGGCACCATCGGCCTGGTGCGGGGCGTCGAGAAGTTCGATCCCACCCGCGGCTACAAGTTCTCCACCTACGCCTACTGGTGGATCCGCCAGGGCATCACCCGGGCGATCGCCGAAAAGAGCCGCACGATCCGCCTGCCGATCCACATCACCGAAACCCTCAACAAGCTCAAGAAGGGCCAAAGGGAGCTCAGCCAGGAGCTGGGACGCACCCCCACCCTGAGCGAACTGGCCCTGGCGGTGGAACTGCCCGAGGAGGAGGTGAAGGACCTCCTGTGCCGCGCCCGCCAGCCGGTGAGCCTGGAGACGAAGGTGGGCGACGGTGAGGACACCGAGCTGCTGGATCTGCTGGCCGGCGACGACCTGCTGCCCGCCGATCTGGTGGACGGCGAATGCCTCAAGGGGGACCTGCGGGCGCTGCTGGAGCAGCTGCCGGAACTGCAGGGGCGGGTGCTGAAGATGCGCTACGGCATCGACGGCGAGGAGCCGATGAGCCTCACCGGCATCGCCCGCACCCTGGGCATGAGCCGGGACAAGACCCGCAACCTGGAGCGGCGCGCCCTCGAAGGCATCCGCCACCACTCACGCTCCCTGGAGGCCTACCTGGTGGCCTGA